One region of Parambassis ranga chromosome 12, fParRan2.1, whole genome shotgun sequence genomic DNA includes:
- the rgs3a gene encoding regulator of G-protein signaling 3a isoform X3 has translation MLAPMFHTMVDFSEKYLERAKDMKNRLAFLRRRNESPGSNPASKLDKSMKSVKPTPEEALKWGDSLDKLLTHKYGLAAFRAFLRTEFSEENLEFWLACEEYKKIKSQSKMASKAKKIFSEYIAIQSCKEVNLDSYTRDHTKDNLQNVTRSCFDLAQRRIYGLMEKDSYPRFLRSELYLDLINQKKASSTSTSSSS, from the exons GGCCAAAGACATGAAGAATCGGCTGGCTTTCCTGCGGAGGAGGAATGAATCCCCAGGAAGCAACCCAGCCAGCAAGTTAGACAAATCTATGAAGTCAGTCAA GCCCACCCCAGAGGAAGCACTGAAATGGGGGGACTCACTTGACAAGCTGCTGACACACAAAT atGGTCTGGCAGCGTTCAGAGCTTTCCTGCGCACAGAGTTCAGCGAGGAGAATCTGGAATTCTGGCTAGCATGTGAGGAATACAAGAAGATCAAGTCGCAGTCCAAGATGGCCTCAAAAGCCAAGAAAATCTTTTCAGAATACATCGCCATCCAGTCGTGTAAAGAG GTCAACCTGGATTCATACACTAGAGATCACACTAAGGACAACCTGCAGAATGTGACACGCTCCTGCTTTGACCTTGCGCAGAGGCGGATATACGGGCTCATGGAGAAGGACTCATATCCCCGCTTCCTGCGCTCAGAACTCTACTTGGACTTAATCAACCAAAAAAAGGCCAGCTCCACTTcgacttcatcttcatcataa